One Cupriavidus taiwanensis LMG 19424 DNA segment encodes these proteins:
- a CDS encoding amidohydrolase → MSVTRRQFIASAAALGAAASSEIFAMSPGTPDLVLVNGKFATLDKSNPQADAVAVRDGRFVGVGTRQDIMKLAGAQTKVIDLNGRRAIPGLIDSHMHIIRGGLNYNMELRWDGVRSLADAMRMLKDQVARTPAPQWVRVVGGFTEHQFAEKRLPTIEELNAVAPDTPVFILHLYDRAILNGAALRAVGYSKDTPNPPGGEIVRDARGNPTGLLLAKPNATILYATLAKGPKLPPEYQKNSTRHFMREVNRLGVTGVIDAGGGYQNYPEDYSIIEELHKEGLLTVRLAYNLFTQKPKEELSDFKTWSSQVRPGQGDDLYRHNGAGEMLVYTAADFEDFRVERPEMAPLMEADLEPVIRLLAEKRWPWRMHATYDQTISRALDVYEKVAREIPFDGLNWFFDHAETISDRNIDRIAALGGGIAVQHRMAYQGEYFVERYGARAAEATPPVKKMLEKGVKVGAGTDATRVASYNPWVSLYWLTTGKTVGGMPMYPQANLLDRETALRLWTEANTWFSSEVGKKGQIKVGQLADLAVLSADYFSVPGDEIQDIASVLTILGGKVVYGDGDFSKLSPQIPPAMPDWSPVRHVGGYQPRPQARRLAMNTACGCASSCGVHGHAHARAWTASVPTGDESTFWGALGCSCWAF, encoded by the coding sequence ATGTCAGTTACCCGCCGGCAGTTCATCGCCTCCGCCGCCGCGCTCGGCGCGGCCGCCTCCTCGGAGATCTTCGCCATGTCACCAGGCACCCCCGACCTCGTCCTCGTCAACGGCAAGTTCGCCACGCTCGACAAGTCCAACCCGCAGGCCGATGCCGTGGCCGTGCGCGACGGACGCTTTGTCGGCGTCGGCACGCGCCAGGACATCATGAAGCTGGCCGGGGCGCAGACGAAGGTCATCGACCTGAATGGCCGGCGGGCCATTCCCGGGCTGATCGACAGCCACATGCATATCATCCGCGGCGGCCTGAACTACAACATGGAGCTGCGCTGGGACGGCGTGCGCTCGCTGGCCGATGCGATGCGGATGCTGAAGGACCAGGTGGCGCGCACCCCCGCGCCGCAATGGGTGCGGGTGGTGGGCGGCTTCACCGAGCACCAGTTCGCCGAGAAGCGCCTGCCCACCATCGAGGAACTGAACGCGGTGGCGCCCGATACGCCGGTGTTCATCCTGCACCTGTACGACCGCGCCATCCTGAACGGCGCCGCGCTGCGCGCCGTGGGCTACAGCAAGGACACACCGAACCCGCCGGGCGGCGAGATCGTGCGCGACGCGCGCGGCAACCCCACCGGCCTGCTGCTGGCCAAGCCCAATGCCACCATCCTGTACGCGACGCTGGCAAAGGGGCCGAAGCTGCCGCCGGAGTACCAGAAGAACTCGACCCGCCATTTCATGCGCGAGGTGAACCGGCTCGGCGTTACCGGCGTGATCGACGCGGGCGGCGGCTACCAGAACTACCCCGAGGACTACAGCATCATCGAGGAACTGCACAAGGAAGGCCTGTTGACGGTGCGGCTCGCCTACAACCTCTTTACGCAGAAGCCCAAGGAAGAACTCAGCGACTTCAAGACCTGGAGCTCCCAGGTCAGGCCCGGGCAGGGCGACGACCTCTACCGCCACAACGGCGCCGGCGAGATGCTGGTCTACACCGCCGCGGACTTCGAGGACTTCCGCGTCGAACGCCCCGAGATGGCGCCGTTGATGGAAGCCGACCTCGAGCCGGTGATCCGCCTGCTGGCGGAAAAGCGCTGGCCGTGGCGGATGCATGCCACCTATGACCAGACCATCTCGCGCGCGCTCGACGTCTACGAGAAGGTCGCCAGGGAGATCCCGTTCGATGGCCTGAACTGGTTCTTCGACCACGCCGAGACCATTTCCGACCGCAATATCGACCGCATTGCCGCGCTGGGCGGCGGCATCGCCGTGCAGCACCGCATGGCGTACCAGGGCGAGTATTTCGTCGAGCGCTACGGCGCGCGCGCGGCCGAAGCGACGCCGCCGGTGAAGAAGATGCTGGAGAAGGGCGTCAAGGTCGGCGCCGGCACCGATGCCACGCGCGTGGCCTCGTACAACCCGTGGGTGTCGCTGTACTGGCTGACCACCGGCAAGACCGTGGGCGGCATGCCGATGTATCCGCAGGCCAACCTGCTCGACCGCGAGACCGCGCTGCGGCTGTGGACCGAGGCCAATACCTGGTTCTCGTCCGAAGTGGGCAAGAAGGGCCAGATCAAGGTGGGCCAGCTCGCCGACCTGGCGGTGCTGTCGGCCGACTACTTCAGCGTGCCGGGCGACGAGATCCAGGACATCGCCTCGGTGCTGACCATCCTCGGCGGCAAGGTCGTTTATGGCGACGGCGACTTCAGCAAGCTGTCGCCGCAGATCCCGCCGGCCATGCCCGACTGGTCGCCGGTGCGGCATGTGGGCGGCTACCAGCCGCGACCGCAGGCGCGCCGGCTGGCCATGAACACCGCGTGCGGCTGCGCCAGCAGCTGCGGCGTGCACGGCCACGCGCATGCCAGGGCCTGGACCGCGAGCGTGCCGACCGGGGACGAAAGCACCTTCTGGGGCGCGCTCGGCTGTTCGTGCTGGGCGTTCTGA
- a CDS encoding MFS transporter, with protein MAAQALRPTPTPANGGTFAPLAQATFAVLWAATILGNIGSFMRDVASAWLATDLSTSPAAVATIQAAATLPVFLLAIPAGVLSDILDRRRFLIAVQVGLAMVSGTLMVLAWRQALTIEILIGMAFLGGIGAAMMGPTWQSIVPELVPQHELKRAVALNALGVNIARAIGPAAGGLLLAAFGAATTYGVDLVSYIFVIAALLWWNRPQRPADPLREHFFGAFRAGLRFTRAHSKLHIVLARAAVHFAFGSSIWALLPLVAKQLLQGGASLYGVLLGAVGLGAILGALVMPRLQRRLDADGMVLLSAVVTAVVMAALCIAPPVWLALPLLLFLGAAWITALTTLGGVAQAILPNWVRGRALAVYQMVFNGAMAAGSLVWGFVAQALGISGGLLVAAGGLLAAALLLHRLRLPRGEEDLAPAQHWPEPEGADEIAHDRGPVMILIEYCVRAEDRDAFLRAVHKLSEERLRDGAFNWGVMEDPADPELLTEWFLVESWAEHLRQHRRVPHADADLQREITRFHARETPPRVRHLLGVGLPAAPSAPH; from the coding sequence ATGGCAGCACAAGCCCTCCGCCCCACGCCCACGCCTGCCAATGGCGGCACCTTCGCGCCGCTGGCGCAGGCCACCTTTGCCGTGCTGTGGGCCGCGACCATCCTCGGCAATATCGGCAGCTTCATGCGCGACGTGGCCAGCGCCTGGCTGGCCACCGACCTCTCCACCTCGCCCGCCGCGGTCGCCACGATCCAGGCCGCGGCCACGCTGCCGGTGTTCCTGCTGGCGATTCCGGCCGGCGTGCTGTCCGATATCCTCGACCGCAGGCGCTTCCTGATCGCGGTGCAGGTGGGGCTGGCCATGGTCAGCGGCACGCTGATGGTGCTGGCCTGGCGCCAGGCGCTGACCATCGAGATCCTGATCGGCATGGCCTTCCTCGGCGGCATCGGCGCAGCGATGATGGGGCCCACCTGGCAATCGATCGTGCCGGAACTGGTGCCGCAGCATGAGCTCAAGCGCGCCGTCGCGCTCAATGCGCTGGGCGTCAACATCGCGCGCGCCATCGGCCCGGCTGCCGGCGGCCTGCTGCTGGCGGCGTTCGGCGCGGCCACGACGTATGGCGTGGACCTGGTCAGCTATATCTTCGTGATTGCCGCGCTGCTGTGGTGGAATCGGCCGCAGCGCCCCGCCGACCCGCTGCGCGAGCATTTCTTCGGCGCGTTCCGGGCGGGGCTGCGCTTTACCCGCGCGCACAGCAAGCTGCATATCGTGCTGGCGCGCGCGGCCGTCCATTTCGCTTTCGGCAGCAGCATCTGGGCGTTGTTGCCGCTGGTCGCAAAGCAGCTGCTGCAGGGCGGCGCCAGCCTCTATGGCGTATTGCTGGGCGCGGTGGGACTGGGCGCGATCCTGGGCGCGCTGGTGATGCCGCGGCTGCAGCGGCGGCTCGACGCCGACGGGATGGTGCTGCTGTCGGCGGTCGTCACCGCCGTGGTGATGGCGGCGCTGTGCATCGCGCCGCCGGTGTGGCTGGCGCTGCCGCTGTTGCTGTTCCTCGGCGCCGCCTGGATCACCGCACTGACGACACTGGGCGGCGTGGCACAAGCCATCCTGCCCAACTGGGTGCGCGGCCGCGCGCTGGCGGTCTACCAGATGGTCTTCAACGGCGCGATGGCGGCGGGCAGCCTGGTTTGGGGCTTTGTGGCCCAGGCGCTGGGCATCTCCGGCGGATTGCTGGTCGCCGCAGGCGGCCTGCTGGCCGCGGCGCTGCTGCTGCATCGGCTGCGCCTGCCGCGTGGCGAGGAAGATCTCGCACCGGCCCAGCACTGGCCGGAGCCCGAGGGCGCCGACGAGATCGCGCATGACCGCGGCCCGGTGATGATCCTGATCGAGTATTGCGTCCGCGCGGAAGACCGCGATGCCTTCCTGCGCGCGGTGCACAAGCTCTCGGAAGAACGCCTGCGCGACGGCGCCTTCAACTGGGGCGTGATGGAAGACCCTGCCGACCCGGAGCTGCTGACCGAGTGGTTCCTGGTCGAATCCTGGGCCGAGCACCTGCGCCAGCACCGCCGCGTACCCCACGCCGATGCCGACCTGCAGCGCGAGATCACGCGCTTCCATGCCCGCGAGACGCCGCCGCGCGTGCGGCACCTGCTGGGCGTGGGGCTGCCGGCTGCGCCGTCGGCGCCGCACTGA
- a CDS encoding CsbD family protein: MNWDQIEGKWEQAKGKVKEKWGKLTDDDITQINGKRDQLAGRIQERYGYSKEQAEEEMKAWERDVRW; encoded by the coding sequence ATGAACTGGGATCAGATCGAAGGCAAGTGGGAACAAGCCAAGGGCAAGGTCAAGGAGAAGTGGGGCAAGCTCACCGACGACGACATCACGCAGATCAACGGCAAGCGCGACCAGCTCGCCGGGCGGATTCAGGAGCGCTACGGCTACAGCAAGGAGCAGGCCGAGGAAGAGATGAAGGCATGGGAGCGGGATGTGCGGTGGTAA
- a CDS encoding alpha/beta fold hydrolase: MSFITTQDGTRIFYKDWGSGRPVVFSHGWPLNADAWDAQMLFLVQQGFRVIAHDRRGHGRSDQPAQGNDMDTYADDLAALLDALDLQDATLVGHSTGGGEVAHYIGRHGTRRVARAVLIGAVPPVMLKTTAYPDGLQMAVFDGIRKGVADNRSQFYQNLAVPFFGFNRDGAKPSQGTIDAFWAQGMAGGIVGQYACIREFSEVDYTEDLKKIDVPTLILHGDDDQIVPIGNSARLSAEIVKDATLKVYPGASHGMCVINADQVNADLLAFLNA, from the coding sequence ATGAGCTTTATCACTACCCAAGACGGTACCCGGATCTTCTACAAGGACTGGGGCTCCGGCCGCCCGGTCGTGTTCTCGCACGGCTGGCCGCTCAATGCCGACGCCTGGGACGCGCAGATGCTGTTCCTGGTGCAGCAGGGCTTTCGCGTGATCGCCCATGACCGCCGCGGCCATGGCCGCTCGGACCAGCCCGCGCAGGGCAACGACATGGACACCTATGCCGACGACCTGGCGGCATTGCTGGACGCGCTGGACCTGCAGGATGCGACGCTGGTGGGCCATTCCACCGGCGGCGGCGAGGTGGCGCACTACATCGGCCGCCATGGCACCAGACGCGTGGCCAGGGCGGTGCTGATCGGCGCGGTGCCGCCGGTGATGCTGAAGACCACGGCCTACCCCGATGGCCTGCAGATGGCGGTGTTCGACGGCATCCGCAAGGGCGTCGCCGACAACCGTTCGCAGTTCTACCAGAACCTGGCGGTGCCGTTCTTCGGCTTCAACCGCGACGGCGCCAAGCCCTCGCAGGGCACCATCGATGCGTTCTGGGCGCAGGGCATGGCCGGCGGCATCGTCGGCCAGTACGCCTGCATCCGGGAGTTCTCGGAAGTGGACTACACCGAGGACCTGAAGAAGATCGACGTGCCGACGCTGATCCTGCATGGCGACGACGACCAGATCGTGCCGATCGGCAATTCGGCGCGCCTGTCGGCCGAGATCGTGAAGGATGCCACCCTGAAGGTCTACCCCGGTGCTTCGCACGGCATGTGCGTGATCAACGCCGACCAGGTCAATGCCGACCTGCTCGCCTTCCTGAACGCATAA
- a CDS encoding porin: MPRTSPAVRALLGACCAVLCAPALAAGSVTVYGRLNTSLEYSHASTATDGTALGSVVRLNNNRSVFGLRGEEDLGGALKAVWQIESALSLDSGQGQIASRNSRIGLQGRHGLLFLGHWHTPYTEATMGYDPYYPTTAGYMALIGNGSASSTDNVENTSSFDRRQKNIVQYRSPAWAGVSLWLGWGVPEEKTTVARNPALYSVAAVYERGPLNATLAWERHQHYQAAGRNDDAFKAGVAWQLRPGTRLAAVAEHLHYRTDTGDLQRNACYASLVQQVGTGSVRIGVAYAANGTGSSTDTIGFFRSGAQTHATQFTVGYDYPLSRRTALYAYYSRIDNADNAIYDFAINDLGIRAGADPQTFALGLRHTF, encoded by the coding sequence ATGCCACGCACTAGCCCGGCCGTCCGCGCGCTGCTGGGTGCGTGCTGCGCAGTGCTGTGCGCGCCTGCGCTGGCGGCGGGCAGCGTCACCGTCTACGGCCGCCTGAACACGTCGCTCGAGTACAGCCACGCCAGCACCGCGACCGACGGCACCGCCCTCGGCAGTGTCGTGCGCCTGAACAACAACCGCTCGGTATTCGGCCTGCGCGGCGAAGAAGACCTGGGCGGCGCGCTCAAGGCCGTGTGGCAGATCGAAAGCGCGCTGTCGCTCGATTCCGGCCAGGGCCAGATCGCCAGCCGCAATTCGCGCATCGGCCTGCAGGGCCGCCATGGCCTGCTGTTCCTGGGTCACTGGCACACGCCCTATACCGAGGCCACCATGGGCTACGACCCGTACTACCCGACCACCGCCGGCTATATGGCGCTGATCGGCAACGGCTCGGCATCGAGCACCGACAATGTCGAGAACACCAGTTCGTTCGACCGGCGCCAGAAAAACATCGTGCAGTACCGCTCGCCCGCTTGGGCAGGCGTGAGCCTGTGGCTGGGCTGGGGCGTGCCCGAGGAGAAGACTACCGTCGCGCGCAACCCCGCGCTGTACTCGGTGGCGGCGGTCTACGAGCGCGGCCCGCTCAACGCGACGCTGGCCTGGGAGCGCCACCAGCACTACCAGGCCGCCGGCCGCAACGACGACGCCTTCAAGGCCGGCGTGGCGTGGCAGCTGCGGCCCGGCACCCGCCTCGCCGCGGTGGCCGAACACCTGCACTACCGCACCGATACCGGCGACCTGCAGCGCAACGCCTGCTACGCCTCGCTGGTGCAGCAGGTCGGGACCGGCAGCGTGCGCATCGGCGTGGCCTACGCCGCCAACGGCACCGGGTCGTCGACGGACACCATCGGCTTCTTCCGCAGCGGCGCGCAAACCCACGCCACGCAGTTCACGGTCGGCTACGATTACCCGCTGTCGCGGCGCACGGCGCTGTATGCCTACTACAGCCGCATCGACAATGCGGACAACGCGATCTACGACTTCGCCATCAATGACCTTGGCATCCGCGCCGGCGCCGACCCGCAGACCTTTGCGCTGGGACTGCGGCACACGTTCTAG
- a CDS encoding DoxX family protein yields the protein MPEPTTTLTPDSSRQGTLRMPRWLHWLALLLLCAAYLQGGLVKLVDFDGAIAEMQHFGLSPAVPMAIATIVLELGACAMILLGWRRWLGALALALFTLAATFVANRFWQASPEARFMMANAFFEHLGLVGGFLLVAWHDLRERARRTPPVQTNR from the coding sequence ATGCCTGAACCGACTACCACGCTGACGCCGGATTCCTCCCGCCAAGGCACACTGCGCATGCCGCGCTGGCTGCACTGGCTGGCGCTGCTGTTGCTGTGCGCGGCCTACCTGCAGGGCGGCCTGGTCAAGCTGGTCGACTTTGACGGCGCGATCGCCGAGATGCAGCACTTCGGCCTGTCGCCGGCGGTGCCGATGGCGATCGCCACCATCGTGCTGGAGCTGGGCGCGTGCGCCATGATCCTACTCGGCTGGCGCCGCTGGCTGGGGGCGCTGGCGCTGGCGCTCTTCACGCTGGCGGCGACCTTCGTCGCCAACCGCTTCTGGCAGGCGTCGCCCGAGGCCAGGTTCATGATGGCCAACGCCTTCTTCGAACACCTGGGCCTGGTGGGCGGCTTCCTGCTGGTGGCCTGGCATGACCTGCGCGAACGTGCGCGACGCACGCCTCCCGTGCAAACCAACCGGTGA
- a CDS encoding acetolactate synthase large subunit: MNGAESLVKTLLANGVDTCFANPGTSEMHFVAALDRIPGMRCVLGLFEGVVTGAADGYARMAGKPAATLLHCGPGLANGLANLHNARRAQTPVVNLIGDQATYHRPLDAPLTADTEGWARPVSVWTRTATQAASVGADASAAVQAACAAPGGVASLILPSDVCWDAGGVVAAPLSALAVPRVSPDAVQQAARVLRSGQPTLIVLAGSALREAPLADAHRIAAATGARLISPMSNARVARGRGRLAVDRVPYSGDAARDKLAGIRNVILVGAPAPVTFFAYPGKSPRPYPEDAAVHVLARPEQDLAEALARLADAVGARQAQLPAAAIPAPVEPARGAVTSEAVARTLTALLPEQAIVVEESVSFGRAFYPGTVHAAPHDWLQLTGGAIGAGLPLALGAAVAAPGRRVVALQADGSAMYTLQSLWTMAREQLDVTVVLLANRKYAILLGELAGVGASPGKTALDMLDIGNPDLDWVKLASGMGVEGAQATDMERFADLFRMANARKGPFVIELVI, from the coding sequence ATGAACGGCGCCGAGAGCCTGGTCAAGACCCTGCTGGCCAATGGCGTGGACACCTGCTTTGCCAACCCCGGCACCAGCGAAATGCACTTCGTCGCGGCGCTGGACCGCATTCCCGGCATGCGTTGCGTGCTGGGGCTGTTCGAGGGCGTGGTCACCGGCGCCGCCGACGGCTACGCGCGCATGGCCGGCAAGCCCGCCGCCACGTTGCTGCATTGCGGGCCGGGTCTGGCCAACGGGCTGGCCAACCTGCACAACGCGCGCCGCGCGCAGACGCCGGTGGTCAACCTGATCGGCGACCAGGCCACCTACCACCGGCCGCTGGATGCGCCGCTGACCGCCGACACCGAAGGCTGGGCGCGGCCAGTCTCGGTGTGGACGCGCACCGCCACGCAGGCGGCTTCGGTCGGGGCCGATGCGTCGGCCGCGGTGCAGGCCGCCTGCGCCGCGCCGGGCGGCGTCGCCAGCCTGATCCTGCCGTCCGACGTGTGCTGGGATGCGGGCGGCGTGGTGGCGGCACCATTGTCCGCGCTGGCGGTGCCCAGGGTCTCGCCGGACGCCGTGCAGCAGGCCGCGCGCGTGCTGCGCTCGGGCCAGCCGACGCTGATCGTGCTGGCCGGCAGCGCGCTGCGTGAGGCGCCGCTGGCCGACGCGCACCGCATTGCAGCGGCCACCGGCGCGCGGCTGATCTCGCCCATGTCCAATGCACGCGTGGCGCGCGGGCGCGGGCGCCTGGCGGTGGACCGCGTGCCGTATTCAGGCGATGCCGCGCGCGACAAGCTGGCCGGCATCCGCAACGTGATCCTGGTCGGCGCGCCGGCACCGGTGACGTTCTTCGCCTACCCGGGCAAGTCGCCGCGCCCGTATCCGGAAGATGCCGCGGTGCATGTGCTGGCCCGCCCGGAACAAGACCTGGCCGAAGCGCTGGCAAGGCTCGCCGATGCAGTCGGCGCGCGCCAGGCGCAACTGCCCGCTGCCGCCATCCCGGCGCCGGTGGAGCCCGCGCGTGGCGCGGTCACGTCCGAAGCGGTGGCGCGCACGCTCACGGCGCTGCTGCCGGAACAGGCCATCGTGGTGGAGGAGAGCGTCAGCTTTGGCCGGGCCTTCTATCCCGGCACGGTGCACGCGGCGCCGCACGACTGGCTGCAGCTGACCGGCGGCGCCATCGGGGCCGGCCTGCCGCTGGCGCTCGGCGCGGCCGTCGCGGCACCGGGACGGCGCGTGGTGGCACTGCAAGCCGACGGCTCGGCCATGTACACCCTGCAATCGCTGTGGACCATGGCGCGCGAACAGCTCGACGTGACCGTGGTGCTGCTGGCCAACCGCAAGTACGCCATCCTGCTGGGCGAACTCGCCGGCGTCGGCGCCAGCCCCGGCAAGACCGCGCTCGACATGCTCGACATCGGCAACCCGGACCTGGACTGGGTCAAGCTGGCCAGCGGCATGGGCGTGGAAGGCGCGCAGGCCACCGACATGGAGCGCTTTGCCGACCTGTTCCGCATGGCCAATGCGCGCAAGGGGCCGTTCGTGATCGAACTGGTGATCTGA
- a CDS encoding XapX domain-containing protein, whose translation MKLYLVSLAAGILVGIIYALMQVRSPAPPVVALVGLLGMLIGEQVVPPIKRMLAGEPVTAAWFHSECMPKITGTPGPTLNAASKTPADDATH comes from the coding sequence ATGAAGCTCTACCTTGTCTCCCTCGCCGCCGGCATCCTCGTCGGCATCATTTACGCGCTGATGCAGGTCCGTTCACCAGCACCGCCAGTGGTGGCGCTGGTCGGCCTGCTCGGCATGCTGATCGGCGAACAGGTGGTGCCGCCGATCAAGCGCATGCTGGCCGGCGAACCCGTGACGGCCGCGTGGTTCCACAGCGAATGCATGCCCAAGATCACCGGCACCCCCGGTCCGACGCTAAACGCCGCCAGCAAGACGCCCGCCGACGATGCCACGCACTAG
- a CDS encoding response regulator transcription factor, whose amino-acid sequence MNATPVIAIVDDDAAVRHAMGRLLRALDLAVELYAGGPELLASPTLDRIACVIADVQMPGMSGFALSDALRARGLRTPVIFMTAFDKQGYEARAQAAGAACFIGKPFADTEIIRCIERALGLPGDAL is encoded by the coding sequence GTGAACGCCACGCCCGTGATTGCCATCGTCGACGACGACGCTGCCGTGCGACACGCCATGGGCCGGCTGCTGCGCGCCCTGGATCTGGCAGTGGAGCTCTACGCCGGCGGGCCGGAGCTGCTGGCGTCGCCGACGCTCGACCGCATCGCCTGCGTGATCGCGGACGTGCAGATGCCAGGCATGAGCGGCTTCGCGCTCAGCGACGCGCTGCGCGCCCGCGGCCTGCGCACCCCGGTCATCTTCATGACCGCCTTCGACAAGCAGGGATATGAAGCGCGCGCGCAGGCGGCGGGGGCCGCGTGCTTTATCGGCAAGCCGTTCGCGGATACGGAAATCATCCGGTGTATCGAACGGGCGCTGGGACTGCCCGGCGATGCGCTGTAG
- the yddG gene encoding aromatic amino acid DMT transporter YddG, which yields MAGMQRKQATLVGLVAVLLWSSIVGLIRGVSESFGATGGAALMYTVASVLLWVSVGHVRLRALPRAYLVWGSVLFVSYELCLSLSIGYANSGRQAIEVAMVNYLWPSFTMLAAILFNRQRASWLVVPGLLVAVLGICQVLGGDQGLDVAGMAANVRDNPLSYGLAFAGAVIWAGYCTVTARIAAGKNAVTLFFMLTALALWAKYLFTGGEAMAFSVAGVVYLALAACAMGFGYAAWNVGILHGNVTVLAGASYFIPVLSAALAAALLHAPLSFAFWKGAAMVVAGSILCWLATHGRGARAATAAGSSQAT from the coding sequence ATGGCAGGCATGCAAAGAAAACAGGCAACGCTGGTCGGGCTCGTCGCGGTGCTCCTGTGGAGCTCGATTGTCGGCCTGATCCGTGGCGTCAGCGAGAGCTTCGGCGCGACAGGCGGTGCCGCGCTGATGTACACGGTCGCCTCCGTGCTGCTGTGGGTTTCGGTGGGCCACGTCAGGCTCCGGGCATTGCCCCGCGCCTACCTGGTGTGGGGCAGCGTGCTGTTCGTGTCCTACGAGCTGTGCCTGTCGCTATCGATCGGCTACGCCAACAGCGGCAGGCAGGCGATCGAAGTGGCCATGGTCAACTACCTGTGGCCCAGCTTCACCATGCTGGCCGCTATCCTGTTCAACCGGCAGCGGGCCAGCTGGCTGGTCGTGCCGGGCTTGCTGGTGGCCGTCCTCGGTATCTGCCAGGTACTGGGTGGCGATCAGGGACTGGATGTGGCGGGCATGGCGGCCAATGTGCGGGACAACCCGCTCAGCTACGGGCTTGCCTTCGCCGGCGCAGTGATCTGGGCGGGCTACTGCACCGTCACGGCCCGCATTGCGGCGGGCAAGAACGCCGTGACGCTGTTCTTCATGCTCACCGCCCTCGCCTTGTGGGCCAAGTACCTGTTCACAGGCGGCGAAGCGATGGCGTTCAGCGTTGCCGGCGTGGTCTACCTGGCCCTGGCGGCCTGCGCGATGGGCTTCGGTTATGCGGCGTGGAATGTCGGCATCCTGCATGGCAACGTGACCGTGCTCGCCGGCGCATCGTACTTCATTCCGGTGCTGTCGGCCGCCCTGGCCGCGGCGCTGCTGCATGCCCCGCTGTCCTTCGCGTTCTGGAAGGGAGCCGCGATGGTGGTCGCGGGGTCCATCCTTTGCTGGCTCGCCACGCACGGCAGGGGCGCGCGCGCCGCCACGGCCGCCGGGTCCAGCCAGGCGACATAG
- a CDS encoding GntR family transcriptional regulator yields MPEPLSSELLSRSRQPVYLQLATIFRRQIESGAWRQGARIPSLEQLCRQYGVARMTMHHALSMLDEEGLLERSRGRGTFVRAPCRARRQVSLSTSWDEAVAVGAQLDTEAMVESAGNVPLPDDLGMPCAGERAPAYHFLRRLHRLDGRPFAVGEVYIEAGVFARDPDAFRQGASVPVLDRFPGLSVSTARQRLSIVAAGAEAAAALALAVGAPVAELRRFACVPSSTAAEAERIVYFARIEFPTEFVCLDFDLLAARPHPA; encoded by the coding sequence ATGCCGGAACCTCTTTCCAGCGAACTGCTGTCCCGCAGCCGCCAGCCGGTCTACCTGCAGCTGGCCACCATCTTTCGCCGCCAGATCGAAAGCGGCGCCTGGCGCCAGGGGGCGCGCATCCCATCGCTGGAGCAGCTGTGCCGCCAGTACGGCGTGGCGCGCATGACCATGCACCATGCGCTGTCGATGCTCGACGAAGAAGGGCTGCTGGAGCGCTCGCGCGGGCGCGGCACCTTCGTCAGGGCGCCGTGCCGGGCGCGGCGGCAGGTGTCGCTGTCGACCAGCTGGGACGAGGCCGTCGCCGTCGGCGCGCAGCTCGACACCGAAGCCATGGTTGAGTCGGCCGGCAATGTGCCGCTGCCCGACGACCTAGGCATGCCCTGCGCGGGCGAGCGCGCGCCTGCCTACCATTTCCTGCGCCGCCTGCACCGCCTCGACGGGCGTCCCTTTGCCGTGGGCGAGGTCTATATCGAGGCCGGCGTGTTCGCGCGCGACCCGGACGCCTTCCGTCAGGGCGCGTCGGTGCCGGTGCTCGACCGCTTTCCCGGCCTGTCGGTCAGCACCGCGCGGCAGCGGCTGTCGATCGTCGCCGCGGGCGCGGAAGCGGCGGCCGCGCTGGCGCTGGCGGTGGGTGCGCCGGTGGCCGAGCTGCGCCGCTTTGCCTGCGTGCCGTCGAGCACCGCTGCGGAGGCGGAGCGCATCGTCTATTTCGCCCGTATTGAATTCCCGACCGAGTTCGTCTGCCTGGATTTCGACCTGCTGGCCGCGCGCCCGCATCCGGCATGA